A DNA window from Stutzerimonas stutzeri contains the following coding sequences:
- a CDS encoding pirin family protein, translated as MIERRPYAQLGDAQHGWLNARHHFSFAAYHDAERMRWGRLRVWNDDSIAPHTGFDPHSHRDMEIITYVRQGAITHEDSLGNRGRTVAGDVQVMSAGTGIVHSEYNLEDEEARIFQIWIHPEQTGLPPSWGTRTFPSGERAGAFVTLASGLPGDEEALTIRAEARLAAATLGAGQSADFAIADGRRVYLVPASGRIEVNGLEVAAGDGVAVRDEARLTIRALEKSEVVLVESR; from the coding sequence ATGATCGAACGACGTCCCTATGCGCAGCTCGGCGACGCCCAGCATGGCTGGCTGAATGCCCGCCACCATTTTTCCTTTGCCGCTTATCACGACGCCGAACGTATGCGCTGGGGCCGCTTGCGCGTCTGGAATGATGACAGCATCGCACCGCACACCGGCTTCGACCCGCACTCGCACCGCGACATGGAAATCATCACCTACGTGCGTCAGGGCGCCATCACCCACGAGGACAGCCTGGGCAATCGTGGCCGTACCGTGGCCGGCGATGTGCAGGTGATGAGCGCCGGCACGGGCATCGTGCACAGCGAGTACAACCTTGAGGATGAAGAGGCGCGCATCTTCCAGATATGGATTCACCCCGAGCAGACGGGCCTGCCACCGAGTTGGGGCACGCGGACATTTCCGAGTGGGGAGCGCGCCGGTGCTTTCGTCACGCTCGCCAGCGGCCTGCCCGGTGATGAAGAGGCGCTGACGATTCGTGCCGAGGCGAGGTTGGCAGCGGCTACGCTTGGAGCAGGGCAGAGCGCCGACTTTGCAATCGCCGATGGGCGCCGTGTGTATCTGGTGCCCGCCAGCGGCCGTATCGAGGTCAATGGGCTCGAAGTTGCCGCAGGCGATGGCGTAGCCGTGCGCGACGAGGCGCGACTGACCATCAGAGCATTGGAAAAAAGCGAAGTGGTCCTGGTCGAGTCGCGCTGA
- a CDS encoding copper resistance system multicopper oxidase, which yields MQLTSSRRTFAKSLAAGGAVAGLGLWQQPVWALTSAGQPTVLSGTEFDLSIDSMTVDFTGKRRTAMAINGSIPGPLLRWREGDTVTLRVRNRLPQDTSIHWHGILLPANMDGVPGFSFAGIAPDGMYEYRFKVVQSGTYWYHSHSGFQEQLGVYGALIIDPKEPDPFSYDRDYVVFLSDWTDESPARMLAKLKKRSDYYNQGRRTLGDFINDVADQGWSDTVSKRWAWAKMNMSPTDLADISGATYTYLLNGQAPDGNWTGVFLPGERIRLRLINGSAMSYFDFRIPGLKLTVVAADGQNVEPVQVDEVRLAVAETLDVIVEPDASQDAYTLFAQAMDRSGYARGTLAVRDGLQARVPEPDPRPELTMDDMGHGDHAAHGKAAAAPAKGHDAHAGHGAMDHGQMDHSAMGHGSSGASMQAHPASETNNPLVDMQTMIPVPKLDDPGIGLRNNGRRVLTYADLRSTFADPDGREPMRTIELHLTGHMERFAWSFDGIPFADAEPIRLKYGERVRFVLVNDTMMHHPIHLHGLWSDLEDEHGNFQVRKHTIDMPPGAKRSYRVTADALGRWAYHCHMLMHMDLGMFREVRVEE from the coding sequence ATGCAATTGACCAGTTCTCGGCGCACCTTCGCCAAAAGCCTGGCCGCCGGCGGCGCCGTCGCTGGCCTCGGGCTGTGGCAACAGCCCGTATGGGCGCTGACCAGCGCAGGGCAACCGACGGTGCTCAGCGGCACCGAGTTCGACCTCAGCATTGATTCCATGACTGTGGATTTCACCGGCAAGCGCCGCACTGCCATGGCCATCAACGGCAGTATTCCCGGCCCACTGCTGCGCTGGCGCGAGGGCGACACCGTCACCCTGCGCGTGCGCAACCGGCTGCCACAGGACACCTCAATTCACTGGCACGGCATCCTGCTGCCAGCCAACATGGATGGCGTGCCCGGCTTCAGTTTCGCCGGCATCGCGCCGGACGGCATGTACGAATACCGCTTCAAGGTCGTCCAGAGCGGCACCTACTGGTACCACAGCCACTCCGGCTTCCAGGAGCAGTTGGGCGTCTATGGCGCGCTGATTATCGATCCCAAGGAGCCGGACCCGTTCAGCTACGACCGTGACTACGTGGTGTTTCTATCCGACTGGACCGATGAAAGCCCGGCGCGTATGCTGGCCAAGTTGAAGAAGCGGTCGGACTACTACAACCAGGGCCGGCGCACCCTTGGCGACTTCATCAACGATGTCGCGGACCAGGGCTGGAGCGACACCGTCAGCAAGCGCTGGGCCTGGGCAAAGATGAACATGTCGCCGACCGATCTCGCCGACATCAGCGGCGCCACCTATACCTACCTGCTCAACGGCCAAGCGCCGGACGGCAACTGGACCGGGGTGTTCCTGCCCGGCGAGCGCATCCGCCTGCGCCTGATCAACGGCTCGGCGATGAGCTATTTCGACTTCCGCATCCCGGGTCTCAAGCTCACCGTGGTCGCGGCCGATGGGCAGAACGTCGAGCCGGTGCAGGTGGACGAAGTGCGCCTGGCCGTGGCGGAAACCCTCGACGTGATCGTCGAGCCGGACGCCAGCCAGGATGCCTACACGTTGTTCGCGCAGGCCATGGACCGCAGCGGCTACGCGCGCGGCACCCTGGCTGTGCGCGATGGCCTGCAAGCGCGGGTGCCCGAGCCCGACCCACGCCCTGAACTGACGATGGACGACATGGGCCATGGCGATCATGCCGCCCATGGCAAGGCTGCTGCGGCACCCGCGAAGGGTCATGACGCCCATGCCGGGCACGGCGCGATGGATCACGGCCAGATGGACCACTCGGCAATGGGCCACGGTTCGTCCGGCGCCAGCATGCAGGCGCATCCGGCCAGCGAAACCAACAATCCACTGGTGGACATGCAGACCATGATCCCGGTGCCCAAGCTGGATGACCCGGGGATCGGCCTGCGTAACAACGGCCGGCGCGTGCTGACCTACGCCGACCTGCGCAGCACCTTCGCCGATCCGGACGGCCGCGAGCCGATGCGTACCATCGAACTGCACCTGACCGGGCATATGGAGCGCTTCGCCTGGTCGTTCGATGGCATTCCCTTCGCCGACGCCGAGCCGATCCGGCTCAAGTACGGCGAGCGGGTGCGCTTCGTGCTGGTCAACGACACGATGATGCATCACCCCATCCACCTGCACGGACTGTGGAGCGACCTGGAAGACGAACACGGCAACTTCCAGGTACGCAAGCACACCATCGACATGCCACCGGGCGCGAAACGCAGCTACCGCGTCACCGCCGACGCCCTCGGACGCTGGGCCTATCACTGCCACATGCTGATGCACATGGACCTCGGGATGTTCCGCGAAGTCCGCGTAGAAGAATGA
- a CDS encoding heavy metal response regulator transcription factor, whose product MKLLVAEDEPKTGMYLQQGLSEAGFTVDRVTSGTDALQHVLSAPYDLLILDVMMPGLDGWEVLRLVRASGNEVPVLFLTARDRVEDRVKGLELGADDYLVKPFAFSELLARVRTLLRRGNAAALQTQLKIADLEVDLLKRRAVRAGQRIDLTAKEFALLELLLRRRGEVLPKSLIASQVWDMNFDSDTNVIEVAIRRLRVKIDDGFEPKLIHTARGMGYMLDEPDAP is encoded by the coding sequence ATGAAATTGCTGGTCGCTGAAGACGAACCGAAAACCGGCATGTACCTGCAGCAGGGTTTGAGCGAGGCCGGATTCACCGTCGATCGCGTCACCAGCGGCACCGATGCGCTGCAGCATGTGCTCAGCGCGCCTTACGACCTGTTGATTCTTGACGTGATGATGCCCGGCCTGGATGGCTGGGAAGTGCTGCGACTGGTACGGGCTTCGGGCAACGAGGTGCCAGTGCTGTTTCTGACCGCGCGCGACCGCGTCGAGGATCGCGTTAAGGGGCTGGAGCTGGGTGCCGATGACTATCTGGTCAAGCCGTTCGCGTTTTCCGAACTGCTGGCGCGCGTGCGCACTTTGCTGCGGCGAGGTAATGCGGCTGCCTTGCAGACCCAGTTGAAAATCGCCGATCTGGAGGTCGACCTGCTCAAGCGCCGGGCCGTGCGGGCCGGCCAGCGCATCGACCTGACCGCCAAGGAATTCGCCCTGCTCGAACTGCTGCTGCGTCGGCGGGGCGAGGTGCTGCCCAAGTCGCTGATCGCCTCGCAGGTGTGGGACATGAATTTCGACAGCGACACCAATGTGATCGAAGTGGCGATCCGCCGTTTGCGAGTGAAGATCGACGATGGTTTCGAGCCCAAGCTGATCCACACCGCGCGCGGCATGGGCTACATGCTCGACGAGCCGGACGCCCCATGA
- the mdoH gene encoding glucans biosynthesis glucosyltransferase MdoH, whose amino-acid sequence MNTIAEGYCDGLALNDAEDPARYRQTAEQGGLLALHDEMSAEVREGREPSRRLLDSVVARLRLGWGDLFDRAGAIAEDHQGRAYVQSTPPIVRTRMVPEPWHTNILRRGWRRMLGRSTPRRQFEPSPQPLDEARWRRVAALRRSALLLLMIGQTAFATWQMKAVLPYQGWFLVDLQEVFVQPLAESARQILPYVVQTSILLLFALLFCWVSMGFWTALMGFFQLLSGKDRYSISASSPGNEPIPAEARTALVMPIANEDVPRVFAGLRATYESLKATGELEHFDIFVLSDSNDPDTCVAEQKAWVELCRAVDGFGHIFYRRRRRRVKRKSGNIDDFCRRWGSSYRYMVVLDADSVMSGECLTSLVRLMEANPNAGIIQTAPKASGMDTLYARMQQFATRVYGPLFTAGLNFWQLGESHYWGHNAIIRVKPFIEHCALAPLPGTGSFAGAILSHDFVEAALMRRAGWGVWIAYDLPGSYEALPPNLLDELKRDRRWCHGNLMNFRLFMVRGVHTVHRMVFLTGVMSYLSAPLWFLFLLLSTGLLAIHTLMEPEYFLQPNQLYPLWPRWQPQEAVALFSATMTLLFLPKLLSVLLICIQGAQAYGGRLRVVLSMLIETLFSVLLAPVRMLFHSVFVTAAFLGWSVQWNSPQRGDDSTPWGEALRRHGSQIVIGVLWTALVAWLDAAFLWWLAPIVVSLMLSAPVSVITSRTGLGLAALRHKLFLIPEEYAPPAELANTDRYQQQNEANALRQGFLVAVVDPLYNALVCAMARARHAKVVPAADHLREQRLAEVLAGGPAGEKAEAARWRLLNDPDGMALLHQHAWNDPAGAAWLERYRKQYPHGVSRAELSEPR is encoded by the coding sequence ATGAACACCATTGCCGAAGGCTATTGCGATGGTCTGGCGTTGAACGACGCCGAAGACCCGGCGAGATACCGGCAGACGGCGGAGCAGGGCGGCCTGCTTGCGCTGCACGATGAAATGTCCGCCGAAGTGCGCGAGGGACGCGAGCCATCGCGGCGCCTGCTCGATTCGGTGGTTGCCCGGCTGCGGCTGGGCTGGGGCGATCTGTTCGACCGTGCCGGGGCGATTGCCGAAGACCACCAGGGCCGAGCCTATGTGCAGTCGACCCCGCCGATCGTGCGCACGCGCATGGTCCCAGAACCCTGGCACACCAATATCCTGCGCCGCGGCTGGCGGCGGATGCTGGGCCGTTCGACCCCGCGCCGGCAATTCGAACCCAGCCCGCAGCCGCTCGACGAAGCCCGTTGGCGGCGCGTTGCCGCCTTGCGCCGCTCGGCACTGTTGCTGCTGATGATTGGCCAGACCGCGTTTGCCACGTGGCAGATGAAGGCGGTGCTGCCTTATCAAGGCTGGTTCCTGGTGGACCTGCAGGAGGTCTTCGTCCAGCCGCTGGCCGAGTCGGCGCGGCAGATCCTGCCGTACGTGGTGCAGACCAGTATTTTGCTGCTTTTCGCGCTGCTGTTCTGCTGGGTCTCGATGGGGTTCTGGACCGCGCTGATGGGGTTTTTCCAGCTATTGAGCGGGAAGGATCGTTACAGCATCTCGGCAAGCAGCCCTGGTAATGAGCCGATCCCGGCCGAGGCGCGTACGGCGCTGGTGATGCCGATCGCCAACGAAGATGTGCCGCGAGTGTTCGCCGGCCTGCGGGCGACCTACGAGTCGCTCAAGGCGACCGGTGAGCTCGAGCATTTCGATATCTTCGTGCTCAGCGACAGCAACGATCCGGACACCTGCGTCGCCGAACAGAAAGCCTGGGTCGAGCTGTGCCGCGCCGTGGATGGCTTCGGCCACATCTTCTACCGACGGCGTCGACGCCGGGTCAAACGCAAGAGCGGCAATATCGACGACTTCTGCCGTCGCTGGGGCAGCAGCTACCGCTACATGGTGGTGCTCGACGCCGACAGCGTGATGAGCGGCGAATGCCTGACCAGCCTGGTGCGGCTGATGGAAGCCAATCCCAACGCCGGCATCATCCAGACCGCGCCGAAGGCTTCGGGCATGGACACGCTCTATGCGCGGATGCAGCAGTTCGCCACGCGCGTCTACGGCCCGCTGTTCACCGCTGGGCTCAACTTCTGGCAGTTGGGTGAATCGCACTACTGGGGCCACAACGCGATCATCCGGGTCAAACCCTTCATCGAGCATTGCGCGCTGGCGCCGCTGCCGGGAACCGGCTCGTTTGCCGGTGCGATCCTGTCTCACGACTTCGTCGAAGCGGCGCTGATGCGCCGGGCCGGCTGGGGCGTGTGGATCGCCTATGACCTGCCGGGCAGTTACGAGGCGCTGCCGCCCAACCTGCTCGACGAGCTAAAGCGGGATCGCCGCTGGTGCCATGGCAACCTGATGAACTTCCGCCTGTTCATGGTGCGTGGCGTGCACACGGTTCATCGCATGGTGTTCCTCACCGGCGTCATGTCCTATCTGTCGGCGCCGCTGTGGTTTCTCTTCCTGCTGCTGTCCACCGGTCTCTTGGCGATCCATACGCTGATGGAGCCGGAGTATTTCCTGCAGCCCAACCAGCTCTACCCGCTATGGCCGCGCTGGCAACCGCAAGAAGCCGTTGCGTTGTTCTCGGCGACCATGACGCTGCTGTTCCTGCCCAAGCTGCTCAGCGTACTGCTGATTTGCATCCAGGGCGCGCAAGCCTACGGAGGAAGGCTGCGCGTGGTGTTGTCGATGCTGATCGAAACGCTGTTCTCGGTGCTGCTGGCACCGGTGCGCATGCTTTTCCACAGCGTATTCGTCACCGCGGCGTTTCTCGGTTGGTCGGTGCAGTGGAACTCGCCACAGCGGGGCGATGACTCCACGCCCTGGGGCGAAGCATTGCGCCGGCATGGTTCGCAGATCGTCATCGGGGTGCTGTGGACGGCGCTGGTGGCCTGGCTGGATGCGGCCTTCCTCTGGTGGCTGGCGCCCATCGTGGTGTCGCTGATGCTCTCGGCGCCGGTGTCGGTGATCACCAGCCGTACCGGTCTAGGGCTGGCTGCACTGCGCCACAAGCTGTTCCTGATTCCGGAGGAGTACGCGCCGCCTGCCGAACTGGCCAATACCGATCGCTACCAGCAGCAGAACGAAGCCAACGCGTTGCGCCAGGGCTTTCTCGTGGCGGTGGTCGATCCGTTGTACAACGCACTGGTCTGCGCCATGGCGCGGGCTCGTCATGCCAAGGTAGTGCCAGCTGCCGATCACCTTCGCGAACAGCGCCTGGCTGAAGTGCTTGCGGGTGGCCCCGCCGGTGAAAAAGCCGAAGCGGCGCGTTGGCGGTTGCTCAACGATCCGGACGGCATGGCACTGTTGCACCAGCACGCCTGGAATGACCCGGCCGGTGCAGCCTGGCTCGAGCGTTACCGCAAGCAATACCCGCACGGCGTATCGCGTGCGGAGCTGAGCGAGCCTCGCTGA
- a CDS encoding c-type cytochrome, with translation MKITIKTLALTSVGLAVIGAGVLYSGVISVAADEPHSRAVEALLAITRERSIAVRAREIEVPSLDDEALIRSGAGNYHAMCIGCHLAPEMPATELSESLYPAPPNLAKRGTGGDPGATFWVIKHGIKATGMPAWGKSMGDDYIWGMVAFIDRLPQLDAAQYQSLVAASDGHQHGGGESDMHDHSGQHASPAAPRGSTSAADDHHGAHDDHAAKKPKAEADVHHHPDGSRHVH, from the coding sequence ATGAAAATAACAATCAAGACCCTGGCGCTGACCAGCGTCGGACTCGCCGTAATCGGTGCCGGGGTGCTGTATTCGGGTGTGATCAGTGTCGCGGCCGACGAGCCACATTCGCGGGCGGTCGAGGCGTTGCTGGCAATCACCCGCGAGCGCTCGATTGCCGTACGCGCTCGTGAAATCGAAGTGCCGAGCCTCGACGATGAGGCACTGATCCGCTCCGGTGCCGGCAACTACCACGCGATGTGCATCGGCTGTCACCTGGCACCGGAGATGCCCGCTACCGAGCTGAGCGAGAGCCTCTACCCGGCCCCGCCGAACTTGGCAAAACGGGGCACCGGCGGCGACCCGGGCGCGACGTTCTGGGTCATCAAGCACGGAATCAAAGCCACCGGCATGCCCGCGTGGGGCAAGAGCATGGGCGACGACTACATCTGGGGCATGGTCGCCTTCATTGACCGGCTACCGCAGCTCGACGCGGCGCAATACCAGTCGCTGGTCGCTGCCAGTGACGGCCACCAGCATGGCGGCGGTGAATCGGACATGCACGATCACAGCGGGCAGCACGCCAGCCCAGCCGCACCTCGCGGGTCAACGTCAGCAGCAGACGATCATCATGGCGCGCACGATGACCACGCGGCGAAGAAGCCGAAAGCGGAAGCCGACGTGCATCACCACCCGGACGGCAGTCGACACGTGCATTGA
- the wrbA gene encoding NAD(P)H:quinone oxidoreductase → MAKILVLYHSMYGHIETMANAVAEGVRRVPGVEVTIKRVPETMPEDAFRNAGGKVDQSADIADPNELPDYDGIIFGTPTRFGNMSGQMRNFLDRTGGLWAKGALHGKVASVFASTGTGGGQEMTITSTWTTLAHHGMVIVPTGYGISEFFDISETNGGTPYGATTIAGGDGSRQPSEKELAIARYQGEHVAKITSKLKG, encoded by the coding sequence ATGGCGAAGATTCTCGTGCTGTATCACTCCATGTACGGCCATATCGAAACGATGGCCAATGCTGTGGCCGAAGGTGTACGTCGCGTGCCAGGCGTCGAGGTGACGATCAAGCGTGTGCCGGAAACCATGCCCGAAGACGCCTTCCGCAATGCTGGCGGCAAGGTCGATCAGTCTGCCGACATCGCCGATCCGAACGAGCTGCCGGACTACGACGGGATCATCTTCGGCACGCCGACCCGCTTCGGCAACATGTCCGGACAGATGCGCAACTTCCTCGACCGCACCGGCGGCCTGTGGGCCAAGGGCGCGTTGCATGGCAAGGTTGCTAGCGTGTTCGCTTCGACCGGCACTGGCGGCGGCCAGGAAATGACCATCACCTCGACCTGGACCACCCTGGCGCACCACGGCATGGTCATCGTGCCGACCGGTTATGGCATCAGCGAGTTCTTCGACATCTCCGAAACCAACGGCGGCACGCCCTATGGCGCCACGACCATCGCCGGCGGCGACGGCTCGCGTCAGCCTTCAGAAAAGGAACTGGCCATCGCGCGCTACCAGGGCGAGCACGTGGCGAAGATCACCAGCAAACTCAAGGGCTGA
- a CDS encoding heavy-metal-associated domain-containing protein codes for MTNIQLKVSGMTCGACVRHVTAALQPLPGVERVEVDLATGLARIDGTADSAVLIATLDEAGYPAEIATGSPVPAPRKTGCGCGCN; via the coding sequence ATGACCAACATTCAACTCAAGGTTTCCGGCATGACCTGCGGCGCATGCGTCAGGCATGTAACCGCCGCATTGCAGCCCTTGCCGGGCGTCGAGCGAGTCGAGGTCGACCTGGCCACCGGACTGGCCCGGATAGATGGCACTGCCGATAGCGCCGTGCTTATCGCAACACTCGACGAAGCCGGTTACCCTGCCGAAATCGCCACCGGCTCGCCCGTCCCAGCGCCTCGCAAGACGGGGTGCGGCTGCGGCTGCAACTGA
- a CDS encoding FKBP-type peptidyl-prolyl cis-trans isomerase — protein MSEAELQVEDIQLGDGKAVVKGALITTQYRGTLSDGAVFDSSYERGKPFQCVIGTGRVIKGWDIGLMGMKVGGKRRLFVPAHLGYGERQVGAHIPPNSDLHFEIELLEVLTRDD, from the coding sequence ATGAGCGAAGCAGAACTACAGGTCGAAGATATTCAGCTGGGCGATGGCAAAGCGGTCGTCAAAGGCGCGCTGATCACGACCCAGTACCGCGGCACGCTGAGTGATGGCGCTGTGTTCGACAGTTCCTACGAGCGCGGCAAGCCCTTCCAGTGCGTGATCGGCACGGGTCGGGTAATCAAGGGCTGGGATATCGGGCTGATGGGCATGAAGGTCGGTGGCAAACGCAGGCTATTCGTGCCGGCGCACCTGGGCTACGGCGAACGCCAGGTTGGCGCACACATTCCGCCGAATTCCGATCTGCATTTCGAAATCGAGCTGCTGGAAGTGCTCACGCGCGACGATTGA
- a CDS encoding copper resistance protein B — MITKTLPIAVALALAATASQAQQAMDHSGHAGHGSPTDHSQMDHGQMDHSQMNHAPTNHGDMGHSGMPHPPSTGVPPEQQQRSPIPTISDADRAAAFPDLPAHSMHQGASNFLFLADQLEWQDADKGSTLAWDISGWYGGDIDRLAFRSEGERTNGHTEEAELQLLWSHAIGPWWETVAGVRQDFKPGSPQTWAAFGVQGMPLFGLETEATAFLGEGGQTALRLEAEYDILLTQRWVLQPTAELNLHGRNDEARGVGSGLSDASVGLRLRYEINRQFAPYVGVSWGRAYGNTADLLRAEDEDVSEAKLVAGVRFWF; from the coding sequence ATGATCACTAAGACACTGCCCATCGCCGTCGCCCTCGCACTGGCTGCAACGGCGAGCCAGGCGCAGCAGGCCATGGACCATTCCGGTCACGCTGGGCACGGTTCGCCAACCGACCACAGCCAGATGGACCATGGACAGATGGATCACAGCCAAATGAACCATGCGCCAACCAACCATGGCGACATGGGTCACAGCGGCATGCCTCACCCACCGTCGACCGGCGTTCCGCCTGAACAGCAGCAACGTTCGCCGATCCCGACGATCAGCGATGCAGACCGCGCCGCCGCATTCCCCGACCTGCCAGCCCACTCCATGCACCAGGGTGCCAGCAACTTCCTGTTCCTCGCTGATCAGCTGGAATGGCAGGACGCCGACAAGGGCAGCACGCTGGCCTGGGATATCTCCGGCTGGTATGGCGGCGATATCGACCGTCTGGCCTTCCGTTCCGAGGGCGAGCGCACCAACGGCCACACCGAGGAAGCCGAGCTGCAGCTGCTCTGGAGCCACGCCATCGGCCCCTGGTGGGAAACCGTCGCTGGCGTGCGCCAGGACTTCAAGCCCGGCTCGCCGCAAACCTGGGCCGCCTTCGGCGTACAGGGCATGCCGTTGTTCGGCCTGGAAACCGAGGCGACAGCTTTCCTCGGCGAAGGTGGCCAGACCGCGCTGCGCCTGGAGGCCGAATACGACATCCTGCTGACCCAGCGCTGGGTGCTGCAACCCACCGCGGAGCTGAACCTGCACGGGCGCAACGACGAGGCGCGCGGCGTTGGTTCTGGCCTCAGCGACGCCAGCGTCGGGCTGCGCCTGCGTTATGAGATCAACCGTCAGTTTGCGCCTTATGTCGGCGTCAGCTGGGGCCGCGCCTACGGCAACACCGCCGACCTGCTGCGCGCCGAGGATGAAGATGTCAGTGAGGCGAAGCTGGTCGCCGGCGTTCGCTTCTGGTTCTGA
- a CDS encoding DUF411 domain-containing protein has translation MKLYLTALAALLVSSMAHAADVIDVHRDANCGCCKDWIKYLEANGFEVRDHVESNMSAVKQKLGVAPRLGSCHTGVIDGKFIEGHVPVAAIHELQKRDDLAGVAVPGMPAGSPGMDYGQPHQQYQVIGLTTKGRDLVLGDYLGAQPVR, from the coding sequence ATGAAGCTCTACCTCACCGCTCTCGCCGCCCTGCTGGTGTCCAGCATGGCCCACGCCGCGGACGTCATCGATGTGCACCGCGATGCCAACTGCGGCTGCTGCAAGGACTGGATCAAGTACCTTGAGGCCAACGGCTTCGAAGTGCGCGATCACGTCGAAAGCAACATGTCGGCGGTCAAGCAGAAACTGGGCGTCGCGCCCCGCCTCGGCTCCTGCCACACCGGCGTGATCGACGGCAAGTTCATCGAAGGGCACGTACCGGTTGCGGCGATTCACGAACTGCAGAAGCGTGACGACCTGGCCGGCGTTGCCGTGCCGGGTATGCCGGCAGGCTCACCGGGCATGGATTACGGCCAGCCGCACCAGCAGTATCAGGTGATCGGGCTGACCACCAAGGGCCGCGACCTGGTGCTGGGCGACTACCTCGGCGCGCAGCCGGTACGCTAA
- a CDS encoding GNAT family N-acetyltransferase, giving the protein MRRLAIPADQQRVYDIYMHPDVVPYLGFDPMPRNAFGKVFEPLFESGSFYVYEDGGEIQGFYKVQRHLGRAAHVAYLGTLAVAPEVKGSGLASRMMQDAIDKLAASGIRRVELTVEADNPRAIAFYERFGFAYEGTQRAAYKRSSDDGFVDELMYGLLLGPGRDPA; this is encoded by the coding sequence ATGCGCCGCCTCGCCATTCCCGCCGACCAGCAGCGGGTCTACGACATCTACATGCACCCGGATGTGGTGCCGTATCTGGGCTTCGACCCCATGCCCCGGAACGCCTTCGGCAAGGTCTTCGAGCCGCTGTTCGAAAGCGGCAGCTTCTATGTCTACGAGGACGGCGGTGAGATTCAGGGGTTCTACAAGGTACAGCGGCATCTGGGCCGTGCCGCCCATGTCGCGTACCTCGGCACTCTGGCCGTTGCGCCCGAGGTCAAGGGCAGCGGCCTGGCTAGCCGAATGATGCAGGACGCCATCGACAAGCTGGCCGCCAGCGGCATCCGTCGTGTGGAGTTGACGGTGGAGGCGGACAACCCGCGGGCGATTGCCTTTTACGAGCGCTTTGGTTTTGCCTATGAAGGTACGCAGCGCGCCGCCTACAAGCGCAGCAGCGATGATGGCTTCGTCGATGAATTGATGTATGGCCTGCTGCTGGGCCCCGGCCGGGACCCAGCATAG
- a CDS encoding DUF3087 domain-containing protein produces MVLFEIVPRSPETYRRETRRSTLVVVATFAALAMGLATLAVALFGEPGGNNLPLNIGGVVVGLVLTIGLVRSIYWQQAWMASAVYGWGLKRSLMRVTNMMHQVKAGVSAGDPDAMKMLRFYHLGLTQMHQLDGNSSGLSDSVAEIDRHREVMEAQSMDIDQPRLESGWLERVGQIEAKR; encoded by the coding sequence GTGGTGCTATTCGAGATCGTTCCGCGCAGCCCCGAAACCTATCGTCGCGAGACCCGTCGCAGCACGTTGGTTGTCGTTGCCACCTTTGCAGCGCTGGCCATGGGGTTGGCGACGTTAGCCGTGGCGCTGTTTGGCGAGCCGGGCGGCAACAACCTGCCGCTGAACATCGGCGGGGTGGTTGTCGGGCTGGTGCTGACCATCGGCCTGGTCAGATCGATCTACTGGCAACAAGCCTGGATGGCCTCGGCGGTTTACGGCTGGGGACTCAAGCGCAGCCTGATGCGCGTGACCAACATGATGCATCAGGTCAAGGCCGGCGTAAGCGCTGGTGATCCCGATGCGATGAAGATGTTGCGCTTCTATCATCTGGGGCTGACGCAGATGCACCAGCTCGACGGCAACTCCAGCGGCCTCAGCGATTCAGTCGCTGAAATCGACCGTCACCGTGAGGTGATGGAGGCGCAGAGCATGGATATCGACCAGCCACGACTGGAGTCCGGCTGGCTGGAACGAGTCGGCCAGATCGAGGCCAAGCGCTGA